The Cupriavidus necator N-1 DNA window CTCGAATGCGGGCACGGCCAGCATATGCGGCACGACCCGCCGTGGCAGTCGCGGCCATGGACGCAAAGCGAGCAGGGCCGCGCCGGCATGATCGGCATGCGGGTGAACTGCCTGAAGTGCGACCGCAACGAACCGCCGGCCGAGTGGGCACGCAAGCCCGCCTGAGCGGCACCGTGGCGGCAATGGACAAAGGGGCGGCGCGGCCGCTCCTTTTTCTTGGGGAAGCAGTTGAAAGACGATTTTTTTGCGCTGTTCGGCCTGCCGGCGCAGTACGGCCTCGACGAGGCCGCGCTGGATGCGGCATACCGCACCGTGCAGTCGCAGGCACATCCGGACCGCTTTGCCAAGGCGGGCGACGCCGAGCGTCGCGTGGCCATGCAGTGGGCCGCGCATGCCAATGAAGCCTACCGTACGCTGCGGCAGCCGTTGCGGCGCGCGACCTACCTGCTGAAGCTGCGCGGCGTCGATGTGCAGGCCGAGAACAACACGGTCATGACGCCGGCCTTCCTGATGCAGCAGATGGAATGGCGCGAAGCGCTGCAGGAAGCGGTGGAAGAG harbors:
- the hscB gene encoding Fe-S protein assembly co-chaperone HscB, with the protein product MKDDFFALFGLPAQYGLDEAALDAAYRTVQSQAHPDRFAKAGDAERRVAMQWAAHANEAYRTLRQPLRRATYLLKLRGVDVQAENNTVMTPAFLMQQMEWREALQEAVEERAVDRLDALLRELRQEKRERHETLGALLDSGDNEAAGGAVRQLMFIEKIEHDTSEAIDRLED
- a CDS encoding DUF3565 domain-containing protein, encoding MERSIVGFRRDEEGHWVAELECGHGQHMRHDPPWQSRPWTQSEQGRAGMIGMRVNCLKCDRNEPPAEWARKPA